One segment of Triticum aestivum cultivar Chinese Spring chromosome 2A, IWGSC CS RefSeq v2.1, whole genome shotgun sequence DNA contains the following:
- the LOC123187232 gene encoding uncharacterized protein has translation MEPSRHRVPAAAALLVLVAVAAVVGRCGAQLPIPVRTDGFLYGGKSAAPAWGDAVVVEAFFDPVCPDSRDAWPPLQRAAAHYGARRVAVVVHLFPLPYHSSAFMACRSIHTVHKLNASAVYPLLENFFKYQEGYYNMPTYTKTRAAVVAEIANNLVAPVIGEANLAAYRAGFNDSQSDQATRISFKFGCARGVTGTPYYFVNGIPLSDSGSPMDYNKWISTLDPLVGKM, from the exons CCGCCACcgtgtgccggcggcggcggcgctgctcgTGCTCGTGGCGGTGGCGGCCGTCGTCGGGCGCTGTGGCGCGCAGCTGCCGATCCCGGTGAGGACGGACGGGTTCCTGTACGGCGGGAAGTCGGCCGCGCCGGCGTGGGGCGACGCGGTGGTCGTCGAGGCCTTCTTCGACCCCGTCTGCCCCGACAGCCGCGACGCCTGGCCGCCGCTGCAGAGGGCCGCCGCCCACTACGGCGCCCGCCGCGTCGCCGTCGTCGTCCACCTCTTCCCGCTCCC TTACCACAGCAGCGCCTTCATGGCTTGCCGGTCGATCCACACGGTGCACAAGCTAAATGCGTCAGCCGTGTATCCCCTGCTCGAAAACTTCTTCAAATACCAG GAGGGTTATTACAACATGCCGACATACACCAAAACAAGAGCAGCGGTGGTCGCCGAAATAGCTAACAACCTTGTCGCCCCTGTCATTGGTGAGGCCAACTTGGCAGCATACAGAGCGGGCTTCAACGACTCACAGTCAGATCAGGCCACAAGGATTTCCTTCAAG TTTGGTTGTGCACGAGGCGTCACCGGGACACCCTACTACTTTGTTAATGGCATACCACTCAGTGACTCTGGTTCTCCTATGGACTACAACAAGTGGATATCCACACTTGATCCGTTGGTTGGCAAGATGTAG